TCAACATGTAATAGTTTGGATTCTGCAGAGTTGTGAAAGTTTAAGATCAGACTTCTGATCATTTATGTAATTTGAGAACGGTGACTGGCAGTCTACCTACTGCAAAATTTGTGGATGTCAACATCCATGGCTCCATATTGTGAGCCTAGCGTTAGACACGAGATTTATAAATCTCCTCAAGATTGCTTCATAGTTCCTCATCAACATGTAATAGTTTGGATTGTAAAAGTTCTCTGGattattttattaagtttttaGATCCAACTAGCCAGTCATTTAGTTATTTTAGAATCAACCttatgcaaaatttaatttctaagTGTCAACAATGATATAAACtgaaacaactattcacctcagtgttgcACGGCTTGGTAAGTATCCACAGTATCCATAtacctaaaatgacctaaattGACCTAACATTAGGGTATTctaaggttttttgttttggattttagGTCATCtcttgttttagtaactacaaccactagccacctccacttcggtaaacagttatttttcattacttaaatgtgcaaaaaaatttgtggcagctagaggggagagttaacaTATGGATCTTTGGAGTTAAGCATCAGCTGTGTAGTATTTCGGTAATTGCAGGTGTAGATACACAGTATTTGTTGTAATATATCTGTCTTTTAAGTTTGGTATTttagagaaattaaatgctggaGAAGTGCTTGTTGGAGATGGTGGAATGACACATGCTTTGGAGAAGCGTGGATATGTGAAAGCAGGTCCTTATACTCCAGAGTGTACAGTGGAATATCCAGATGCAGGTTGTAGTCTTCTTTTGTTGCACCATAGGCCTCAGCTATGGGGCCTAATTACAACCTCACTTTTGTGAACACCTGTAATTGAGAATATTTGAATTCATATTTAAGTGGGTGCTTGATTTTTCAAACATATTAATGGAGTAGTTTCTTTGTAATAGCAAAGTTATCTTAGAGATCACCAGCTTCCAATCTATTGACCTTCGCCTATATACGCTCTATATCTAAATAGAATTTATTTCATATCATGTCCCCCAGCATGTGATTTAGTTGTGTAAGAGCAATCACACCATCACAGTGCTCAGCTTATGGATTTAGAACccttttgaattaaatttttttatttatgccAAAAGTGAGAGGATATTTCAggctaattttgattttttggttttgtggtCATCCTAcaaggtggaaaaaaaagggttgcaaagaaacaaaagattgTAAGGGTGGTTGTTTCTGAATTTAGTTAGATTcatgaatgaataaaaacttGCCTTAAAAAAGTATTGCAAGAGGTAAATGGAATTGATTGTCAACAGTTAGACAACTTCATCGGGAGTTTGTGCGAGCAGGAGCTGATGTTATTCAGGCCTTTACCTTCTCAATGGATGATGATATGGGCAGCTCTGAAGCTAAGCATGGGGTTCGTAGATtgttattaaatatttatcaatttgcAGTCATATGAATAGATGAAGCCCTTTCTTGAAACAGTTGGTTTTAAGAggtcaataatatttttttgtcagattttCCTGTCACAGCTTGGTTGTTGTTAAAATGAAATGTCAAACACATGTTAAAATCCCTAAAATTATATCTTGGTAAAGCAAACCCTAGGGTACAATAACAAGTGTCTTGTAAGGGCCTAGACCTAACAGCATATGTCTGTgatgaatttgattggtttgcAAAGTCACTTGACTTATCATTACATTTTTAATGTTCTCTATAATTTTCTTAGGGCATGGCTGTTCTTGTACCTTGAAATATCCATTGATTCATATAGCATACAGAATAAAGCCATGAAAATTGCTTAAGATTTCCTTTTAAGTTAGATTATAATATTTTGATATCCCCTTGTGAATTGTAcctcaaacaaaacatttgagAACTTTATAGTTAACCCAAAGCTAAAAAAAGCTAATTCAGGTAGTCTTCAGTCATGGGTATTTTGGTAAGGACTGCAGGTGCACCAAACTTCTATGGCTGAGGGCTGAGCCTAATAGGTAAAGATCACCTTGATATATAGAAACAACATGAATTAATGTGTTgtgcaatttggttttattctgtttgtgtgttttttgttcatttgcttGTTTGAATATCCAGTGGGGGAGTTTGAGGAAATGGTTACTTTCTTGTCTCCTTGTCTGATAGAACAATCATTCTTTGCCAGCATAGAAATAGATCCCAAGAAAAATCTTACATTTTGtatatgaaattaatttaattgtaCAACAGAAGGTATGAATAAATGAGTATACACCCTGCAGTGAAGTAGAGTCCAGTTCTGGAAGGAGTATAGATTCTCCTGGTTGCTTTATAGTTCTGAAATCAGGATATCAAAATAAAAGCTCTTGGCTTATGGGTAACTGGCTTGTAACAACCCGTTGATAAGCACCACCACCAAAGATGCACCACCCCAAAACAAGTTCAATTCTAAAAAAGCACCTCCCCAAATATGTACCTCCCAAGTAAGCCCCATCCCCAAAATAGTTTTTGGGGATGGGGAGTGGTATTAATTTGGTAATCAGGGACTTTGGAGGTAATGTTAATTTGGTAATCTGGGCGATTGATAGCGGTATTCTGAGAACAGAGTGTAGTGCCTAAAATAGAGTGTGATCAAACCTAACATGCTTTTTTAAGTTGACAAGAAACCATAACACACTTTGCTCCTgaggaatttttcaaaattaatgttaattCATAGTAATTTTAAGAATAATGATAACTAATAATTTAAAGGATACACGTTCAGTCTTTATATACTTGGAATCTTTCTTAGGCCATAAAAATAAACCAGGCAGCATGTGACCTTGCCAAAAGTGTCGCTCAGGAGGGAGGAGTATTTTTCGCTGGATCCGTCTGTCAGACAGCTTCTCTGTATTCACAAGGtgctggaaaagaaattgtAACGAAGAAGTTTAGGGAGCAAATTCAGATATTCATTCAGAACGATGTTGATCTAATTATAGCTgaggtaattttattttgaaatgtacTTGTTTGAGTTAATTTTTACTGAAATCTGCATAATGAAGCTGAACACTATGGTTATTCGTTGTTAATGTTAGCGTTTTTACAGCAGATTTCTATAGCTTGTTACTACAGCGCCTGGTCAAATTTAAGTTAATCAGTTTGACTGAATGAAGACACGGGACGTTTTTCGCAGAAGGAAGGACACCTTTCACTGGGGAGTAAAATACTATCGCACTTTTCGGGTTATACCCCCTTCCTTCTAATGTTACAATAAGGTTATGTAATCTCGGAAAAGTCCCTTTTGCTCTTATTAGATATTTTACCGAGATACTTGCAACCCATTTTATGATACTCACACCAAAGAAAATAATGTCGGAATTGAACCCTTCAAATGTACTGCATCCTTAGAAACTCGTGTCTCATGGGTGTTTATTGGTTGAATGTTTCTCCGACAGTTCTTTGCGAACGTAGAAGAGGCTGAGTGGGCAGTAGAAGTAATGAAGTCCACAGGGAAACCAACAGCAGTAACCTTATGCATTGGACCTGATGGCGACAGTTGTGATGTTCCTCCGGGAGAATGTGCTGTTAGACTCGCGAGGGCAGGTACAGGGAGCCAACTATAAAGGTCGACTAAGGAGGTCGGAGTAGTTTGCTACCCGTGTTCAACTTTTCCACCAGCGCAGCAGTAGCTTTGAAATTAGTCGATGTTGCTCTCTTCCAGGTTGAATTTAAATAAGGTACCAAAAATGCGTTTTCCTTAGCTTATGTTTCTGACCAAAAAAGattggaaaatgaagaaatttgtaAGAGATAAtcacaaacaaagaaagcagtAGGGAAGAGGAGAGTCAAAGAGAAAGCGCTTCCTTAATATTTTGACCCCAGAGAGTAGATTGCTAAGCCGCATGCATATACACTACTCTTACATTAGGCCTTGTGGTTTCAGGGGCTGATATAATTGGAGTCAACTGTCGCTTTGACTCAAACATCACTCTAATGACCATTGGTTTAATGAAAGACGCGTTGGATAAAGAAGGCCTCAAGCCTCATCTAATGGCTCAACCAGCTGGTTACCATACCCCTGATGCTGACCGTATGGGATCTGCTCATCTGCCAGAGTCACCGTTTGGTGAGTAGTAACCATATGTCAAGATCTAGGTAAATAACATTTTGGCCTTTTTAAATTTGGTGACTGCGTGTTAGAACATAACTTTGACACAacgtgcgctctgattggtcaaaatgtCGTATATTTGGTTGTATACCCATAGAAAACTGAAACATCTTCCCACCCTATCAAATGGCGCCACACGGGGAGAATTCCCAGATTTTTATTTGTTAACGCCAATGTTTGGAGGAAACGAAGAGTACACTTTGCACGCCGAAACCAAAGATTTTATGGTTATAACATTATCACATTTCTTATTTAAAATGCAGTCCAACTAACTGGTTGCTTCGGTTTAATTCTCCGCTAAAGTTCCCCAAACTGCTCGCTGAGAAGGAAAAGTTGACAAGTTTTCGCATCAAGAAAATTGTTGTGAAAACTCACTGGATCTTCATTTAGATATTTACCTGAGAACAAAAGCCACTTACAAAGTGATGAGGCACCCAAGATTTATAGCAATTCAATTTGCTATCCTCGATTTCGGCTTTTATTTGATACTTTTTGCCTAGTTCATGCGTTTTAATCGCTTTCTGTAAATTTTAACGAGGACTTCATGAAAGCTTTAATTCAAGCTAGGCAATAggaaaaaatttggttgaaggAAAATAGTGAACCGCGAGTAAACAAAATAGTTGGACGGTGTTTTATCGGTGCACACGGctcgatgttgttgtctttcgatTTTGCCGTTTTTGTTGTGCAATAATGTTATTAACGAATTTAATATTGAGTTCTCACAATCGTAATAAATTCCAGTTGTTAAAATTTCTACAAATGacctttatttttctgaaatggCTCCGGAGAATATTAAAACTGCTTAATAAGTTTGCCAACTTAAAAAACTTCCCGTACAGATTATCAGATCGCAATCGCAGAGGTAGGCTTATTTTGGCCTCAAAAATCGCGTTTTCTCCGTccaaattgaaatattctttagTAGCACTTTGTAGTCGTGCTTCGTCTTGCATTTTGCTATTTCTCGTaagttttctgtaaaatttctgttttaattACAGTCTTCGCTCTTCTGGCCGGCAGTTCATTCGGTTTCCGGAGCTTTGGTTGGTTTATCGCACTTTTTGATGGGTTTGAGAATCAACGACTTGATCAAAGACTTAATCACAAAATaagattaaatttatcattcttTCTCACAAACTTAGCTCATATTTATGTCGAAAAGTTTATAAACcacttggctgcgcctcgtgttctcccaacatttCGCGTGGTTTATTAGCCGGTGAACCGATGGAAAGTCTGGTTTATTGTTTAATTATGTTAACGGAGAGCAAGGTTATTTCTATGGACTTTTCATAGCTTGAACTTTGAAGGTGTTTTCACATGATACTTTCTCAGTATCAAAAAGCGAAATAGGAAAGATGCATAGTCCTTTGAGTCAAATTTTGGATATATTTTTATACGGACGTTTTTTACTCATCGTTGGGGTTCTAGTTAccttaattctttaacttcATTATTACTAATTTATTTTCACGGAAGAGGGCCTTCATCCTTTGTTAACTCGTGAGCCGATGACATGGAACAGGTAACTAACTCGTTCTACCTTTCAGCTTTGGAAGCTCGAGTTGTAACTCGCTGGGATGTACATAAATACGCTCGGCAGGCCTATGACATGGGAGTGAGATTCATTGGTGGCTGTTGTGGTTTTGAGCCCTATCATATCCGGGCCATTGCGGAAGAGGTTTTTATTAAAtagttttttattaaattatttatatgAGTGTTTGGGAACGTATCTAAGATTAATCTCGATGTGCAGTCCATCTGGTTTGTCGCACGTCGAGCTCTTCACTTGGCGGAGAGAACTTGTCTCGTTACGACCCTAAACAGGAGCTGCGACGAGGACTAAATTGATTGAGATTATCATGACTTTCGAACTCCATTAAACCAAGCGTGGAAAAAGTAACTGGGTCAAGAATTTTCCTTTAACCTGATAAGTTGAACGCGATTAAACTGACTTTGATGCCCCATTGGAGCCTCCGCACCATGACGTGTCATCTTAGCTGTCCAACTTCCGAAAGGGAATCTCGCCACCACGTCATCCCACAAATCAGTgttcttaagaaaaaaatatcctttcATCTTACATAATTATTCCTGTAACAAGTGCATGATGATGATTTTAGCAACACTTTGACGGAGCGCTCCttctttgcttttgctttagTTGGCTCCTGAAAGAGGAAAGTTACCAGCCGCAAGCGACAAGCACAGTCCTTGGGGAGAGGCTCTTAAACACCACTCACAACCAGAGATTCGAGCGAGGTAATTGCGTGGGTGACAGGGTTGGGTTAGGGAGAGGGGGTGGGGTAAGTCTTCGAGGGAAACGAACAGTAAAGCTGCTTCGGCATACAAGTGCAACAATTAACGGATTGTCGTCATGGAATAGATAAAGTTAGATAGCTCGCCTAAGCGAATTTTGACTCAAGCACAAGCCCTTCGTCCGAAAAGTGGAGGATGTGAGTTATTTCTGCTTGTTTTGTTGATTGGAGGGAGAAGGTATGTTATTAAAGTAAGCATGGTAACAGATGATGttctttcattttgaatttttaattataaCTATCTTGACATCTTTATTACTCTAGAGCCAGTAGAGCCTACTGGGAAAATTTAAAACCAGCCAGCGGACGGCCGAATTGCCCGGCATTGAGTGGACCTGGAAGACTGGGTTTATTTCAGTGAGAATGTATGGTTAATGATAAAAAcgttacaaaggaaaaaaaatggaaatcgtATTTTACTTGTTGGTTAACCAATCGTTTAGTATCAAGGTTAAACAGGTGTGGTCATTACCAAGGCGACAAAGGTTAATTGTATAAAATACCAAATGCTTGCGCTTTGACAGATCAGTACTCCATACTATCAAGGTTTACATAAAGGTGCAAAACGTGAAACACGACGCACTCGAAAGTGGATCGACATAACGTAATACGTTAAGGGGGAATAAGCTAAAATGAACGCAATTGTTATCTTATCTTAGTTGTCAAGCTAAGTGAAGAGACATCGAGGTCAGATATTAATGTATGATCTTATTTATGAGGTCGCAACAAAAGGACGTCGTTTTGTATGAATAAGAATGAATGCATACATTTTTTAAGCCCAACACCTCAACTAGCTGATTGATGTTTTAagcactattttttttaattattgcaCCAATTAAAAGTGTGGACTACCATGTCGATGGTTTCTTATCTCTTTTCTCTTCTTACAGCTGATTCCGAGCTTAAGCCAGCTTCAAACAGTGCCCGTGAAGTTCTGAAAGTAACCAGCTTCGCTAATTTCAGTTTAAGCAGCCTCTCCTATCGCTTCTTTTGAGTGGCTACTACGCTTTGGAATAACAATTCTTTAAACCATGGACATCCAGTGGCTTAAATTCCCTTTGCTTTTTAGTTAACCGTGAGAATGTTTCGCTTCGTTAGGGGACATTTGTGGTTGTTTCTTTGTGGGGATCGTTCTAGGGACAGGATGAAGGGCGGGCTTATGGTGAATAACTGatggtttttattattattttttattattattattattattattatttacttcACTGACttaaaagagaagagaaaggtAAAACTGTACTTTTATGCCCAATTGACGAATTTCGGTTTCTCAAGCGTAGAAATTTGTCGGCTGGGAGTGCTGCGTgaaaagagaactgaaaaaaatataggGAAACTTGTTCTTCCTCGTGATCAGCAAGCCCGGTAGATCACAAGtcacaaatatatttttctgtaCCAATAATCGTGTTTTAAACTTTACAACATGACTTGCGGACAAACCAACGACAtaaagtttgaaagtttttatAAATCACATTGTCGTTACATTACAGTTTAAAATGTAGAATTGCAGACTAGCATTTGAACAACTAATTGGTTGCTACTGTTCGAAAATGTCTTTAGCTGGAAAGTATtcaggtgttttttttttaactaactaCAATATGCTTATTACATCTAAATAATCTTGTTCTTTGACTTGATTACGCATGCTTTACCATGGCATCTGCAAAATAGAAATCGCAAAGAGTACAGTTTGTAAGATTGCCTCAATTATCAGAAGAGGGTTCGAAGCAAATAGTTGCAAAGCTAAATGTAAATGGGGAGACGGGGAATTGGATCTTAAGTTTCATGCACGAAACTGAtcgacagtttttttttttaaaaaaagggagaGTTAgagaaagttttgtttgtttggctCACCTTCCTCTCTCTTGCGAAAGGTAATTagcaatattgaaaataaaatgaaaatgcttttaACTTAACAAATAGGCAATTAAGAAAAATTCGAATAAAAGATATtcacgaaacaaaacaaacggaatcttctgtttctgtttgtaAGGCAGAAATTTTTAGCGGCCAACGTACTTATAAACTATACGCTCATATGTAAAGAAACTGTACGCTTGCTATGTGATTGGTCGCTATTGATAATCTAATGGAGCACAGACAGACAACTGACTTGATCACAAAAACCTTTTTGCTTGGTCTTCTTTTGGTGATGGTTTGTAGATTATCTCGCGTGTGAGCAGACAAAATTGTCGAGAAATGAGCACTTCATGACCACAATGATAACAGTTAAGGAACTTAAACTAGAACAAATCTTCGAAAGCTTGAGATTGAAGTTATTGTTTATCTCTatttagtctttaaaaaattcattccATTTTAACACATTACTAGGGCATCAGTGGTGCACTAGATCACTGCACGTATGCTATTACGTTGTCTCTTTTCTACCACATTTTTACTTCTGTGATCTTTAACTCAGGCACAGGCACAGACGCACGacgcttttattttttctcagtttcagTATGAATACATGATTTAAGAAGCCAAATGTTTTACTAGGAAAGACTTGCTGAACCTCAAGTTTTGCTAGATGTTAAATATTTGCTCTACGACTGTCAAATAGCAAATTTTACTCTAAACGTTGATTTTTAGCTTACATTGATACGTTGTTCGAAAACTAGCAAGGGAAACGCCAGTGCCCTATTTCTTACCTCGGTTATCCGATGGCCTTACTCTCTATAAAACTCTCGCAGTTCCTCTGTTCCGAGCCTCCAGTTGTCTCTTTGATTAAATTTTCTCCTGTTTTCTGCAAAGCTGATTTTTCTTCGGTTTTTAAACAATTCTTCAAGTTCGTTCTGTAACGGTACGAACGCTTTTTTCCCCACCCTCAAATGGCTTGATGTCTCACTTGTTAGTAAAGCGAAAACAGCGAGAAAAACCAGAAATGCAGCATTTTTCTTTGTAGAAGCCATTTATATCTCACTAGAACTTGAAATCAGagataaaaggaaataatattttgatttttgaacacaagaaattgattattttccaaaatttacctCGACAGAACACCTTGCCTTTCAGCGTTCCCTCCGATTTTCAGAAGAATTAAATCAGGTTAGCAGAGTCAGTCTGTTTTATGTCCTCAGTTGAACACGCTGATTTTCATATGCTGACCGGAAAATGCTTCTTCAATTTTCGGAGGCCGATTTTTTCTTAAACagctttaatttctttgtttgtggTCGTTCTTTCCTTTCAGACAGCTGTGCGGCGAGTATTTTTGCGTTTCTAGAAGGAAGTGACTGTGTcgaaagaaataatatttttttgcagGTTTACTGTCTTTAGACATTTTAACGTTGGTTGTGTTTGCCCTCTTTTtcgttgtttgtgtttttttaaactgaataaaaCTGAAGAGCTCACCTTTTTCTTAGACTCGAAAGATGATTCCTGtcgttatttgttttattgatattgaaagCTCGGAGTTAGGTTTGATTTGACTAATTTCTATGCGGAAATACGACCAAAACTAAAAACATCAGAGTTAATGTGTGTAAGTCAATGCAACGGTTATAATTATAACATTAGTGTCAGAAAATGGGATACACGAGTGCGATTCTGTTGCTGTCAAATGTTTAAGGTTCCGTAAACTTTTGATCGTTTCATGCTGTGTTATTGCTCAACATTAATTTTGCACAGTAGCCCTTTCCTCTTATCTAAATTGacgaataaagtaaaatatttttctatcttGTGGATTTAGCCGCACGCTCTTTTAACTTTGCGACTTAGTTAAACAAAATAAACGTTTAAAATTTACTGTTTAATGCTCATCATTTATTACTGTCAAACTTTGTTTGGGCAACAAAACGGATACGAATCAGTGAAACATATCTCAAAGCTCTCATTTAAAAACTACATTAGCAGTGTACATCTTACAGTGAAAATTATGAAGTAAAATTCAAACTAAGTCGCGAAATACGAAAGCGAGACGGTAATTAAAAAAGGTGCTTGAAAAAGCAAAGCAAGAATGTCGCTTAGATTTTGTAACCTTTTTTCATATGAAAAAC
The sequence above is a segment of the Pocillopora verrucosa isolate sample1 chromosome 13, ASM3666991v2, whole genome shotgun sequence genome. Coding sequences within it:
- the LOC131784155 gene encoding S-methylmethionine--homocysteine S-methyltransferase BHMT2 isoform X1; this translates as MKLDTTLAMSAAEEKFGILEKLNAGEVLVGDGGMTHALEKRGYVKAGPYTPECTVEYPDAVRQLHREFVRAGADVIQAFTFSMDDDMGSSEAKHGAIKINQAACDLAKSVAQEGGVFFAGSVCQTASLYSQGAGKEIVTKKFREQIQIFIQNDVDLIIAEFFANVEEAEWAVEVMKSTGKPTAVTLCIGPDGDSCDVPPGECAVRLARAGLVVSGADIIGVNCRFDSNITLMTIGLMKDALDKEGLKPHLMAQPAGYHTPDADRMGSAHLPESPFALEARVVTRWDVHKYARQAYDMGVRFIGGCCGFEPYHIRAIAEELAPERGKLPAASDKHSPWGEALKHHSQPEIRARASRAYWENLKPASGRPNCPALSGPGRLGLFQ
- the LOC131784155 gene encoding S-methylmethionine--homocysteine S-methyltransferase BHMT2 isoform X2, whose protein sequence is MKLDTTLAMSAAEEKFGILEKLNAGEVLVGDGGMTHALEKRGYVKAGPYTPECTVEYPDAVRQLHREFVRAGADVIQAFTFSMDDDMGSSEAKHGAIKINQAACDLAKSVAQEGGVFFAGSVCQTASLYSQGAGKEIVTKKFREQIQIFIQNDVDLIIAEFFANVEEAEWAVEVMKSTGKPTAVTLCIGPDGDSCDVPPGECAVRLARAGADIIGVNCRFDSNITLMTIGLMKDALDKEGLKPHLMAQPAGYHTPDADRMGSAHLPESPFALEARVVTRWDVHKYARQAYDMGVRFIGGCCGFEPYHIRAIAEELAPERGKLPAASDKHSPWGEALKHHSQPEIRARASRAYWENLKPASGRPNCPALSGPGRLGLFQ